CCAACTTTTAGGATGCGCCGCCCAGGTGGAATGCAATCCGAACTCCTTCTGTCACCATGTTGGCCCCGATAATTCCGAGGATGAGTCCCATTATTTTGCTCATTACCACGATGATTTTATGGCCTACCAATCGTAAAATATAATCGCTGTACACAAATGCGAGATAGGTGAGAAGAATCATCACACCGAAAATAACCGACGTAATTACCATGTGCCAGATGTTGCTTTGTGTGACGTAGTTCATGGCGGTTACAATGGTTCCCGGTCCCGCCAGAATAGGAATTGCCAGTGGCGAGATGGCCATCCCTTCGTCGATGGTAATCTTGTCGGAGTGGTGAATGGTGGACTTTTTGGATTGTAGCATTTCAAATCCTACATAAAACACCAGGATGCCTCCGGCAATCTTGAAACCGGGAATCGTTAGGCCGAAAGCCATGAAGATGTATTTCCCGATGATGATAAAAGCGAGTACGATGATGAGTGCCGTGAATGTGGCTGACTTGGCTATCCGTTTCCGGGTCGGGAAATCGGCCTCGTCCGTCAGGCTGAGGAAAATCGGGATGTTGGTGATGGGATTCATGATGGCAAAAAATCCCATAAATACAGTGAGAGAGAAGCTGAGAAGATGATTCATACTGTTATTTTTAACCAATAATTATAGCCATTGAACAATTTATTCTGCATCTGGTTGGTTTAACCAGTCGTTTTTGATGGTTGAAACGTATATTGAAGTATTCAGAAATAATTGCTAAACGAATGAATAAACTGCTGATAATCTTTTTGGTAATGATTGTGGGGAGCCTGGTTGCCTGGCAGGGAGCCATTAATGCCCAACTCGGAAAAATGTTGTCGCATCCGTTGCAGGCTGCGTTTATTTCCTTTCTCGGAGGCACACTCGCATTGGCTGCGGCTCTGATGTTAATGCAGGTTGGTTTTCCGTCTTTCCAGGTCATCAAGGGTGTCCCGCCGTACCTGATGATTGGCGGCTTGCTGGGAGCTATATTCGTTACCAGTGTCATCCTGTTCGTCCCGAAAATCGGTGTGGCCAACGTGTTGATAGCCGCAGTGGCCGGGCAGCTTATTCTGTCGCTCATTATCGATAACTATGGATTGATGGGCGTTCCCAAACAACATATTTCAGTAAGTCGGATTGCCGGAACGTTGCTGGTAATCGCCGGACTGTATCTGGTGAATCAGAAGTAGCCTTGTGTCTTTGGTACATTCGATTCTCTTGTTACGGATAAGTATTTTTCAATGTTCTGAATAGCTTGGTTTCAGCGGGTTTTAAAAGGCCGGAATTTTATGCTTATAGAATTTTTTTTTATGCCGTGAAAAAAAAATTCTATAAGCATAGGATCCTAATCCTTTGCGCATCGGATTTAATTATTTACTGTTTACCCGATTTTTTGAACCGAAGCCAGGTTGTGTTTCGGGATTATTCTGCCGGAATTATTTTCCGTTCGATATTCATCGGAAGCCGCGAAAGTACTTCGTAGTTCAGGGCATTGCTGATATCACTGAAAGCTGAAACATTGATTTCGGCATCGCCCTGCCGACCGATGATGACCACCTGATCGCCTAGTTTCACTTCGGGAATGGCAGAGATGTCGACCACAACCATATTCATATTCACGATTCCAATTACGTTGCAACTACGGCCACGAATGAGCACGCGCCCCTTGTTACTTAGCGAACGACTATAACCTGTTGCATAGCCTACCGGAATAAGTGCCATAAGTGTGTCCTGTTGTGCCAGGAAATGGTTGCCGTATCCAACGAATTCTCCCGTCTTAATGAGTTTGATGGACATTACTTTGCTTTCCCAGCCCAAAATCCGGTGCAAAGGGTCGGTCCGGTTTTTTTTGTGATTGATATAATGAATAAAGGTTTCGGCACTCGACCAGAAGCCGTACTGCATAATACCGATACGAACCAAATCGAGGCGGGCGTTTGGATAAACGAAGGCAGCAGCGGAATTGGCCACATGACGATATGTGGGAGTAATTTCATTCTTTTCCAGAATAGCACTCATCTGCCGGTAACGTTTCAGCTGTTTCTGTATGCGAACGTGGTTGGAGACACTTTCCGCACCAGCGAGATGGGTACAGAAACCTCTTACCTGGAAATGCTCCGGCTGCATTTTTATCACGTCGATGGCCTCTATCAGCTCATTCATGTTCAGCCCGGTTCGGTTCATGCCGGTTTCAACCTCCAGATGAATTTTGGCCGACTTATTCAGTTCGCGGGCTTCTTCCAGGGCATGTTCCAGTCGTTCGAGATTGAAGACAAAGAATTCGTATCCTTTGTCAATGGCTTCCCGCATGTGGTCCCGGCCCATGTAACCCATAATCATCACGGTGCTTTTTTTCGTCAGGCTGCGGCAAACCCGCTGAGCTTCGTCGAAATTGAAGACAGAAAAATGGTTGATACCGGCCTTTTCGAGCATGGGAACCATTTGCTCGATGCCGTGACCATAAGCATTGGCTTTAACAACCGAAGATATTTTGACGTTTTTACCCAGTTTTTTCTTCAAAAACTGAACATTGTTAATGAGGGCGCTTTCTTTTAGCGTAATGACAGAGGTTTCCTGCATGAATTACTTGTTTTCAATTAACAGCTTCTCGTAAAGAGTTTGGAAGATGGCCATACCGTTGCCAAGTATGTCATCCGGAAAATTAAAATCTGGATTGTGTAATTGCGGCTGGTCGGGACCGGAACCCAATCCGAAGAAGCCACCTTTGTATTTTTTCGTGTAGTACGAAAAATCTTCCGACCATTTAAACGGTTGCTCCCGGTACGCATGATCGAATCCGTTTTTGCGGACAGCTTCTTCCAGTAGGTCGACACACTGGTCGTTGTTGACCAAGGCCGGAAAATCTTCTACATAGGAAATGGCAAATTTCAATTGTTCGTTTTCGGCTGCTTTCTCAACAACCTGTTCGGCCAGACCGGTCATTTTTTGCATATCATCGTTTTCGTACGCACGAAGGGTAACCATTACTTCGGCGTCACCCGGCGTGGTGCCAAAGGTGACTTCGCCCATACGAATGTGCACGATGGTGAGGAGGGCGAGGTCGGCAAATGCCGATTTATCTTCAAGAATTTCCGACAGTCCCCGGATAATTTGTTCGATGGATCTCACCGGACTGATGCCATTCTCCGGCTCGGCTGCGTGTGAGGTTTTTCCGGTTAACCGGATGATCATGCCTTTGGATGCAGCCGAAAAAGTTCCCCGTCGAAGTATGATTTTTCCTTTCGGGATGCCAGGTATGTTGTGCAGGGCAAACACGTAATCCGGTTCTATTTCGGCGAAAGCCGGCGATTCGACAACATCACGGGCGCCTTGCTCTACCTCCTCTGCGGGTTGAAAGAGCAATACTGCTCTTCCTTTCTCCGGACGATTTTCGGCGATGTAAGGAGCGAGACCGGCTACCATCGACATGTGTCCATCGTGTCCGCACGAATGTGCAACACCAGAATTTTGAGAGGCATAGGGGACGTTGGTGTGTTCCAAAATGGGCAGAGCATCCAGTTCGGCACGGAACATCACGGTAGGACCAGGGTTTTTCCCTTCAAAAACGAAAGCTTTTCCGGTATGGCTGATGTCGATGGTTTTATCGGGTTGATAGCGTTGAACAAAGTCTCTGATTCGGGCTGACGTTTGCTTTTCCCGGTTCGATACTTCGGGGTGTTGGTGTAACGTATGTCTTAGTTCGATAATTTCCTGAATGGTTGACATAAGCCCTGATTTTTAATTAGAAAACGAAAATTAAATAATTTAAGTGTTAAATAAGCCTAATCTTTTGTAAAGGATTTGTTTTGTTTTCTTCCCGGGAGAGAAAAAGCGAAACTCCGGCTAACTGGCAGGCAGTTGATTCCGGAGTTCTTAGCATTTTGCAAAAGTTCCTAAAACATCTTGTGTTCGCTTATTTTTTCAGCAATCCTTCATTTATGATTTGTTCGGCGTGCTCTTCGATGGTTTGCTTCAGCGGAATGTACTGAATGCCCAAATGGTTAATGCTTGGAGAGTTGTCAAATTTTACCGCATATCCGAGATTCCTTTTCAGGTATTTCCATTTGAATCCCATCATTGGCCCAACCAGGTAAAGCAAAGCACGGGGAACAAGTTTTGACGGGATGGGGTAGTTCCCGTTGTATTTTTCACGAAGAATCTGCGCTACTTCCAAGGCTGTTTTCGACTCGGAGACGGCAATGTAACGACCGTTGGCTGTAGGGGTCATCCCCGCTGCTATGTGAACTTTGGCCACATCGCGAACATCAACAAAGCCGAAAGTGAGATCCGGGACGCCGGTTTTGTATTTTCCGTTCAGGAACGAAAGCATGAAATCGATACTGGTGGAATCGGTTCGCGGTGTGAGTGAAGGTCCTAGCACGAATCCGGGATGGACGGTCACCAGTTCCCATTGGTCTTGCTCGCCTTCCATTTTCCACGCTTCTTTTTCAGCCACGGTTTTCGAGTAGGAGTAAGGCTGGTGAGTCAGCGAGCTGGTCTTGTTCCAGTCGCGGTCGGTAAATACTCCGTTGGGTGTATTGGTCGATTCAATAGCATCGCCATACATGCTCGCCACGCTGGCCGTAAGCACAATGCGTTTCAGTGAAGGCGTAATGTTTGCCGACAGCAATACATTCCGGGTACCGCGCAGAGCCGGATCGACCAAATCTTTTTGGGCACTTTTGAAGCCGGCGATCTTGAAAGGCGAAGCGGTGTGAAACAGCAACTCACAACCTTTCATGGCTTCCAGGAAGGAGCCCTCTTTCATCAGGTCGGCTTCGTAAACTTCCAGTTTCCCTTTCGATTTTTCAGCCATATCCAGCAGGTGCTGATATTTGGCCGTATTTGATTTATTGCGAACAGTCGTTCTTACCTTGAAGCCGTCGTCGAGCAACTGCTTTACTATCCAGGAAGCCACATAACCTGAACCACCTGTGACCAAAACGGGTTTGGACGCGTCGATTTGCACACTTGTTTTCATATCGTAGATTTTTGTCTTCGTTTAACGAGGATGGTCGTCAAACCTATCCTGAACTATGTACTGATAACAACTGAGGAGAGAGCGATGTTCGGACGCATCCGGTCGGCGCTAATTTTCAGGAGGCTTTTGGTGCTTTCGTTCCAGTTCGCCAAACCGGTCGTAAATGTGTCCGATGATTTCGTTGGCGCTGGTTTCGATAGGTTTGTTGGTGACGTTGATGACGGTAAAGCCGCCGCGGTCGAAAATCGTTTTGGCGTACTGTAATTCGTCGGAAACATTGCGTTTGTCGGTGTAGCTTGGATTGTCGCCATAGCCCAGCTGCGAAAGGCGTTTATGTCGTTGGGCGACCAGGTAAGTAAGGTTGATGGAAAGACCAAAAACGCGGCGCGGATCGACCTGAAACAGTTCTTCCGGAGGTTCAATACCTTTTACCAGCGGAACATTGGCTACTTTCCATCCGAACATCGACATGTAGACCGAAAGGGGCGTTTTTCCACTCCGCGAAACCCCGGTCAACACAATCTCGGCATCTTTCAATCGTCTCGGATTTAAACCGTCATCCTGGTTCATGGCGTATTCAATGGCTTCGATGCGATCGTAGTACTGTGCGTTGATGCGGCGATAAAGTCCGGGTACATTTACACTCTTCAAACCGATTTTATCTTCCAGGTAATTAGCCAGCGGTCCCATGAAGTCTATCTCCTTAACGCCTTCTTCACGGCAGGCTTTTAATAGTTCATGACGCAAAGCGGAATTAACCATGGTGTGGGTAATCAGTGCATTGGCTTTCTTTGCTCGCAAGACTGCCTCTTTTATTTTTTCATTGCTTTGGACATTGGGAATGATAATAACCTGAATTTTGTTGTCAGGATACTGAATGAGGAGCGATTGAACCATGGTGTGACCTGCAACGCCGCGACCTCCCGAAACCACGAAAAGTTTATGTGCCGGTTCTTTTCTGTTATTTTCCATAAGTTCGTGTGGTTAGTTAGGTGGTGAATTCAATTTGGAAACGCTTGCTTTTGCGAATGCGCCGAAATTGTTTCCCTACTTAAAATACGAATAATTCCATGATTTACAGTAGAAGGTGGTCACCGTAAATCATGGAATTAAAATCAGCGTTGAAAAAAGAAATGAAACCCGCCTGCGCGGAATAACCTATTGTTTCATCTCGGTATTATTTTCGCCTGAACCTTTCAGATAGGTATCGAGGAAGGTCAGGATTTTTCCGTAACCGTTAATTTCGTTTTCCTTTTTCCGGAAGCCGTGTCCTTCGTCGGGAAAGACGACATATTCTACGGGTACGTTGTTCTGCTTCATTGCATTCACAATTTCGTCCGATTCCACCTGCAGTACACGCGGATCGTTTTTCCCTTGTAGTACCATCACCGGATTTTTAATCTGGTCGGCGTGGAACAGCGGCGAAATGTTGTAAAGACGGACTGAATCGGCAGTAAAGGGATCGCCCATTTCTGCATACAACGCTTTTCGAAAAGACTCCCAGTAAGGCGGAATCGATTTTAGCGTGCGCAACCAGTTCGTAACGCCAAATAAGTCGACACCTACTTTAAATTCATTGGGATGGAAAGTCATGGCTGCCATGGTCATGTAGCCACCGTACGAACCGCCGATGATACCAATCTTTTCCGGGTCTATGTAATCGAGCGTTTGCAAATACTTCTTCCCGTAAATACAATCCATCAAATCTTTGTCACCGTGATCCTGATCATCCATTTTGTAAAAGGTTTTGCCATAGCCG
This Prolixibacter sp. NT017 DNA region includes the following protein-coding sequences:
- a CDS encoding MarC family protein encodes the protein MNHLLSFSLTVFMGFFAIMNPITNIPIFLSLTDEADFPTRKRIAKSATFTALIIVLAFIIIGKYIFMAFGLTIPGFKIAGGILVFYVGFEMLQSKKSTIHHSDKITIDEGMAISPLAIPILAGPGTIVTAMNYVTQSNIWHMVITSVIFGVMILLTYLAFVYSDYILRLVGHKIIVVMSKIMGLILGIIGANMVTEGVRIAFHLGGAS
- a CDS encoding DMT family transporter, giving the protein MNKLLIIFLVMIVGSLVAWQGAINAQLGKMLSHPLQAAFISFLGGTLALAAALMLMQVGFPSFQVIKGVPPYLMIGGLLGAIFVTSVILFVPKIGVANVLIAAVAGQLILSLIIDNYGLMGVPKQHISVSRIAGTLLVIAGLYLVNQK
- the alr gene encoding alanine racemase; translation: MQETSVITLKESALINNVQFLKKKLGKNVKISSVVKANAYGHGIEQMVPMLEKAGINHFSVFNFDEAQRVCRSLTKKSTVMIMGYMGRDHMREAIDKGYEFFVFNLERLEHALEEARELNKSAKIHLEVETGMNRTGLNMNELIEAIDVIKMQPEHFQVRGFCTHLAGAESVSNHVRIQKQLKRYRQMSAILEKNEITPTYRHVANSAAAFVYPNARLDLVRIGIMQYGFWSSAETFIHYINHKKNRTDPLHRILGWESKVMSIKLIKTGEFVGYGNHFLAQQDTLMALIPVGYATGYSRSLSNKGRVLIRGRSCNVIGIVNMNMVVVDISAIPEVKLGDQVVIIGRQGDAEINVSAFSDISNALNYEVLSRLPMNIERKIIPAE
- a CDS encoding amidohydrolase, whose protein sequence is MSTIQEIIELRHTLHQHPEVSNREKQTSARIRDFVQRYQPDKTIDISHTGKAFVFEGKNPGPTVMFRAELDALPILEHTNVPYASQNSGVAHSCGHDGHMSMVAGLAPYIAENRPEKGRAVLLFQPAEEVEQGARDVVESPAFAEIEPDYVFALHNIPGIPKGKIILRRGTFSAASKGMIIRLTGKTSHAAEPENGISPVRSIEQIIRGLSEILEDKSAFADLALLTIVHIRMGEVTFGTTPGDAEVMVTLRAYENDDMQKMTGLAEQVVEKAAENEQLKFAISYVEDFPALVNNDQCVDLLEEAVRKNGFDHAYREQPFKWSEDFSYYTKKYKGGFFGLGSGPDQPQLHNPDFNFPDDILGNGMAIFQTLYEKLLIENK
- a CDS encoding aldehyde reductase — its product is MKTSVQIDASKPVLVTGGSGYVASWIVKQLLDDGFKVRTTVRNKSNTAKYQHLLDMAEKSKGKLEVYEADLMKEGSFLEAMKGCELLFHTASPFKIAGFKSAQKDLVDPALRGTRNVLLSANITPSLKRIVLTASVASMYGDAIESTNTPNGVFTDRDWNKTSSLTHQPYSYSKTVAEKEAWKMEGEQDQWELVTVHPGFVLGPSLTPRTDSTSIDFMLSFLNGKYKTGVPDLTFGFVDVRDVAKVHIAAGMTPTANGRYIAVSESKTALEVAQILREKYNGNYPIPSKLVPRALLYLVGPMMGFKWKYLKRNLGYAVKFDNSPSINHLGIQYIPLKQTIEEHAEQIINEGLLKK
- a CDS encoding pyruvate, water dikinase regulatory protein yields the protein MENNRKEPAHKLFVVSGGRGVAGHTMVQSLLIQYPDNKIQVIIIPNVQSNEKIKEAVLRAKKANALITHTMVNSALRHELLKACREEGVKEIDFMGPLANYLEDKIGLKSVNVPGLYRRINAQYYDRIEAIEYAMNQDDGLNPRRLKDAEIVLTGVSRSGKTPLSVYMSMFGWKVANVPLVKGIEPPEELFQVDPRRVFGLSINLTYLVAQRHKRLSQLGYGDNPSYTDKRNVSDELQYAKTIFDRGGFTVINVTNKPIETSANEIIGHIYDRFGELERKHQKPPEN